In Dromaius novaehollandiae isolate bDroNov1 chromosome 4, bDroNov1.hap1, whole genome shotgun sequence, a single genomic region encodes these proteins:
- the LOC135328266 gene encoding maestro heat-like repeat-containing protein family member 2B — MREKLPLFAKLVQSVCHDRAAQVRRAVLHFIGELLRSSAPGCSAWDVVGHLFSEFSRASGRLAMGNLSMVKAREERAVQSLCAHVLGTLDVSAGAVAKLLWPKLLWYVVPAKYTGMMVPLCRCLRSLAERRDRAEQEQEEAAPEALESEEPAALPAPQALLARLLVSSGAPGKELLWLGQGQRAGETVLRPVVAAVAPHAGGGRGAAALQLLQALPGTIHGAVGAKWAADIPLLLQHLAGTTVSSLDVAEWESLLLKFLQTSLELIASEAWTVGLSQELSRQLGSSPRLSWEKRFLYKALGTALAACGCLHHVQEQTLEHLKAANFLELWQAQGMVSVVSRCAESHFQLALSLVKEFTGTLKRKKSKARRTRATRAALLVMYGRMALRAPREQLLARVERDMVANVLQLYREGCQDAQLKLSLVQSVTEISLAIQAAGAGPRFELCCKRELLQTLLEVIQEEPQESPVHPRALVAMQQLSKLKPRLSREENRHLLAHCCQGIVCLRRPEQMDRRGQTAVAASCPPVGTGPSQL; from the exons ATGAGGGAGAAGCTGCCCCTGTTTGCGAAGCTGGTGCAGTCCGTGTGCCATGACCGCGCGGCCCAG gtgaggagggcagtgctgcatttcattggggagctgctgcgctccagtgccccaggctgctcgGCGTGGGACGTGGTGGGGCACCTCTTCAGCGAGTTCAGCCGGGCCTCGGGCAGACTG GCAATGGGAAACCTTAGCATGGTGAAAGCGCGGGAAGAAAGGGCTGTTCAGAGCCTGTGCGCCCACGTGCTGGGCACGCTGGATGTCTCTGCCGGAGCGGTGGCCAAA ctcctgtggccgaaGCTGCTGTGGTACGTGGTGCCAGCCAAGTACACGGGCATGATGGTCCCGCTCTGCCGCTGCCTGCGCAGCCTGGCCGAGAGAcgggacagggcagagcaggagcaagaggaggcGGCGCCTGAGGCCCTGGAGTCTGaggagccag ccgctctgccagctccccaggccctgctggctcgcctgctggtgagtagcggggccccggggaaagaacttttgtggctggggcaagggcagagggcaggagagacGGTGCTgaggccg gTGGTGGCGGCAGTGGCTCCACACGCAGGCGGTGGCCGTGGAGCcgcggccctgcagctgctgcaggcgctcCCCGGCACGATCCACGGAGCCGTGGGGGCGAAGTGGGCCGCAGACatccccctgctgctgcagcacctggcag GAACAACAGTGAGCTCCCTGGACGTGGCCGAGTGGGAGAGCcttctgctgaag TTCCTGCAAACCTCTCTGGAGCTCATTGCGAGCGAGGCCTGGACCGTGGgcctgagccaggagctgagccggcagctgggcagctctccccgcctGTCCTGGGAGAAG cggttcctgtacaaggctctcggcacggccctggcagcttgtgggtgtctccaccacgtgcaggagcagaccttggagcacctgaaagcagccaacttcctggagctgtggcaggcgCAG ggcatggtttcagttgtgtcccgctgtgccgagagccacttccagctGGCCTTGTCCTTGGTGAAGGAGTTCACGGGGACTTTGAAACGCAAGAAG AGCAAGGCAAGAAGGACCCGCGCTACTCGCGCTGCGCTGCTGGTGATGTACGGCCGGATGGCGCTGCGcgcccccagggagcagctgctcgcCCGTGTCGAGAGAGACATGGTGGCGAATGTCCTGCAGCTCTACCgagagggctgccag gatgcgcagctgaagctctccctggtgcagagcgtcactgagatcagccttgccatccaggctgcaggcgccggccccaggtttgagctctgctgcaagcgggagctgctgcagaccctgctg gaggtgattcaggaagagccccaggagtccccggtgcacccccgggccctcgtggccatgcagcagttgag caagctgaagccccgtctgagcagggaggaaaaccgCCACCTCCTGGCtcattgctgccagggcatcgtGTGCCTTCGTCGCCCGGAGCAGATGGACAGGAGAGGGCAGACGGCGGTGGCTGCTTCATGCCCACCGGTAGGCACTGGCCCTTCTCAGCTG
- the LOC135328260 gene encoding maestro heat-like repeat-containing protein family member 2B, producing the protein MASPWDAAAASDAQSGPAFLSRLSPDTREKLPLFAKLVQSVCHDPAAQVRRAVLHFIGELLRSSALGCSAWDVVGHLFSEFSRASGRLAMGNLSMVKAREERAVQSLCAHVLGTLDVSAGAVAKLLWPKLLWYVVPAKYTGMLVPLCRCLRSLAERRDRAEQEQEEAAPEALESEEPAALPAPQALLARLLVVAAVAPHAGGGRGAAALQLLQALPGTIHGAVGAKWAADIPLLLQHLAGTTVSSLDVAEWESLLLKFLQTSLELIASEAWTVGLSQELSRQLGSSPRLSWEKRFLYKALGTALAACGCLHHVQEQTLEHLKAANFLELWQAQGMVSVVSRCAESHFQLALSLVKEFTGTLKRKKSKARRTRATRAALLVMYGRMALRAPREQLLARVERDVVANVLQLYREGCQDAQLKLSLVQSVTEISLAIQAAGAGPRFELCCKRELLQTLLEVIQEEPQESPVHPRALVAMQQLSKLKPRLSREENRHLLAQCCQGIMCLRRPEQMD; encoded by the exons atggcgtccccctgggatgctgctgctgcttctgacgCGCAGTCTGGCCCTGCTTTTCTGTCCCGCTTGT ccccagacacGAGGGAGAAGCTGCCCCTGTTTGCGAAGCTGGTGCAGTCCGTGTGCCATGACCCCGCGGCCCAG gtgaggagggcagtgctgcatttcaTTGGGGAGCTGCTGCGCTCCAGTGCCCTGGGCTGCTCGGCGTGGGACGTGGTGGGGCACCTCTTCAGCGAGTTCAGCCGGGCCTCGGGCAGACTG GCAATGGGAAACCTTAGCATGGTGAAAGCGCGGGAAGAAAGGGCTGTTCAGAGCCTGTGCGCCCACGTGCTGGGCACGCTGGATGTCTCTGCCGGAGCGGTGGCCAAA ctcctgtggccgaaGCTGCTGTGGTACGTGGTGCCAGCCAAGTACACGGGCATGTTGGTCCCGCTCTGCCGCTGCCTGCGCAGCCTGGCCGAGAGAcgggacagggcagagcaggagcaagaggaggcGGCGCCTGAGGCCCTGGAGTCTGaggagccag ccgctctgccagctccccaggccctgctggctcgcctgctg gTGGTGGCGGCAGTGGCTCCACACGCGGGCGGTGGCCGTGGAGCcgcggccctgcagctgctgcaggcgctcCCCGGCACGATCCACGGAGCCGTGGGGGCGAAGTGGGCCGCAGACatccccctgctgctgcagcacctggcag GAACAACAGTGAGCTCCCTGGACGTGGCCGAGTGGGAGAGCcttctgctgaag TTCCTGCAAACCTCTCTGGAGCTCATTGCGAGCGAGGCCTGGACCGTGGgcctgagccaggagctgagccggcagctgggcagctctccccgcctGTCCTGGGAGAAG CGGTTCCTGTACAAGGCtctcggcacggccctggcagcttgtgggtgtctccaccacgtgcaggagcagaccttggagcacctgaaagcagccaacttcctggagctgtggcaggcgCAG ggcatggtttcagttgtgtcccgctgtgccgagagccacttccagctGGCCTTGTCCTTGGTGAAGGAGTTCACGGGGACTTTGAAACGCAAGAAG AGCAAGGCAAGAAGGACCCGCGCTACTCGCGCTGCGCTGCTGGTGATGTACGGCCGGATGGCGCTGCGcgcccccagggagcagctgctcgcCCGTGTCGAGAGAGACGTGGTGGCGAATGTCCTGCAGCTCTACCgagagggctgccag gatgcgcagctgaagctctccctggtgcagagcgtcactgagatcagccttgccatccaggctgcaggcgccggccccaggtttgagctctgctgcaagcgggagctgctgcagaccctgctg gaggtgattcaggaagagccccaggagtccccggtgcacccccgggccctcgtggccatgcagcagttgag caagctgaagccccgtctgagcagggaggaaaaccgccacctcctggctcagtgctgccagggcatcATGTGCCTTCGTCGCCCGGAGCAGATGGAC
- the LOC135328365 gene encoding maestro heat-like repeat-containing protein family member 7: MVEVWRSLGRSVLGCQILVCLTEKLRAAGKSSHRSECCTRELGSSQAALEPRTITHALCEVVSVLQRKTLVQRLLPSLLPGLLRQVSEALGEELAPSVGDLESADMPGSLFVAALELVLARCLDNRWLRLLREQGAWASLAEPRAHSTGVCLLAR; encoded by the exons ATGGTGGAGGTGtggaggagcctggggagaagcgtcctggggtgccaaatcctggtgtgcttaactgaaaagttaagggcagcgggaaagagcagccacaggagcgaGTGCTGCActcgggagctgggcagcagccaggctgccctggagcctcgcACG atcacccacgccctctgcgaggtggtgtcagtgctgcagaggaagacactggtccagcgcctgcttccctccctgcttcccgGCCTTCTGAGGCAGGTCAGCGAGGCGCTGGGGGAGGAGCTGGCACCGTCCGTTGGGGACCTGGAGAGCGCTGACATGCCGGGCAG cctttttgtggcggcattggagctggtgctggcgaggtgcctggacaatcggtggctgcggctgctccgggagcagggagcgtgggcgtccctggcagagccccgggctcacagcaccggcgtgtgtctcctggcgaggtga
- the LOC135328263 gene encoding maestro heat-like repeat-containing protein family member 2B yields the protein MSSIVESLLCTRPVCAWAAERWTLTFLGDCGEQIFQEEVPRLVHLLYTCLRSTRQSARRCFVLRAVFLLAHSHPQPVLDSLLQACPPTDSDMVEVWRSLGRSVLGCQILVCLTEKLRAAGKSSHRSECCTRELGSSQAALEPRTITHALCEVVSVLQRKTLVQRLLPYLLPGLLRQVSEALGEELAPSVGDLESADMPGSVLLRAELVPQRLLQSLFPWLDSPSANLRLTATAFFAELMKDKLVEERKLLKPLLEALGERARDPVSTVRQMAVRGLGNAASGAPAKLRRHGAAVVSVLLRGLEDAASTEVAAESLLVLAKVLGLLEARAVGSAFEEISRASRAFWGAEEEVLRRSAFVLYGALASSASRRRSFFSREVEAAFPSLVLHLGDPAPAVCNACKVSLHLCAPFLGSKRVRQRIAASIGLSAAELQDEICRHLAQDCPVLLERLWSTARSCCMGSCVAPQAAAVHVLGLLLDTVPTAWLQQQDLAFLSGGTSS from the exons atgagcagcattgtggagagcctgctgtgcaccaggccCGTGTGCGCGTGGGCCGCTGAGCGGTGGACGCTCACCTTCCTGGGGGATTGCGGAGAGCAAATAttccaggaggag GTGCCCAGACTCGTGCACCTCCTTTACACCTGCCTGCGGAGCACCCGGCAGAGCGCTCGCAGGTGCTTTGTGCTGCGGGCCGTGTTCCTCCTGGCCCACTCTCACCCACAGCCGGTGCTCGACAGCCTCCTCCAGGCGTGCCCGCCCACAGACAG CGACATGGTGGAGGTGtggaggagcctggggagaagcgtcctggggtgccaaatcctggtgtgcttaactgaaaagttaagggcagcgggaaagagcagccacaggagcgaGTGCTGCActcgggagctgggcagcagccaggctgccctggagcctcgcACG atcacccacgccctctgcgaggtggtgtcagtgctgcagaggaagacactgGTCCAGCGCCTGCTTCCCTACCTGCTTCCCGGCCTTCTGAGGCAGGTCAGCGAGGCGCTGGGGGAGGAGCTGGCACCGTCCGTTGGGGACCTGGAGAGCGCTGACATGCCGGGCAG cgtgCTGCTCCGTGCAGAGCTCGTCccacagcgcctgctgcagagcctcttcccctggctggatTCGCCCTCTGCCAACCTGCGGCTCACGGCCACAGCTTTCTTTGCcgag ctgatgaaggacaagctagtggaggagaggaagctgctgaagccGCTCCTAGAGGCCTTGGGGGAGAGAGCGCGCGACCCCGtcagcaccgtgcggcagatggccGTGAGAGGTCTGGGCAACGCGGCCAGCGGAGCACCCGCGAAG ctgcggaggcacggggcggccgtggtgtcggtgctgctcagaggcctggaggacgcggccagcacagaggtggctgccgagagcctgctggtgctggcgaaggtgctggggctgctggaggcgagggccgtgggctctgcctttgaagagatctccagggccagccgggCGTTCTGGGGGGCG gaggaagaggtgctgcgCCGCTCGGCCTTCGTCCTCTATGGCGCCCTGGCCTCCTCCGCCTCTCGGAGGAggtcatttttcagcagagaggtggaggcggcatttcccagcctggtgctgcacctcggggacccggccccggccgtctgcaac GCGTGCAAGGTCTCCCTGCACCTGTGTGCCCCGTTTCTGGGGTCAAAGAGGGTGCGGCAGCGCATCGCCGCAAGCATcgggctgagcgcggccgagctgcaggatgagatctgcaggcacctg GCCCAAGACTGCCCCGTGCTGCTGGAGAGGCTCTGGAGCACAGCCCGGAGCTGCTGCATGGGGAGCTGCGTGGCGCCGCAGGCAGCAGCCGTCCACGTcctgg gcctcctcctggacacagtGCCGACCGCGTGGCTGCAACAGCAGGACCTGGCGTTCCTGTCGGGAG gtacatccagttaa